The sequence tcaagacttttctaacattccacactacaaaataagtcattattgttttttattaaagaaaagaaagagagaaaaaaaaaagaaaagtatgtatgattcatgctgatatcagatcaatatcagccgatacgcaaggctgcaatattggtatcatatcagTAATgcaaaagttgtattgggaaaACCCtagttgatcacatgatcatgtgttatcaaattcaagttactttttgtagcctttcaaatacattaactaaaaaaacaatcttctttatataacattgtgttcatgtaaactgagatgtgtaagaatttgaagatgcaagatattgttttgttatttcttgatattattttattttaaactgtttgtaAGGTGCCGTTTACATGATCAACAatgtaaatcaaatcaaatgaaatcaaacattgttCTATATAAtattaactgtatagaatttaatacacttcgttgaaaatgtattttttttggctccgggGGGACTTTAATCCAAGTAAGAGCGTAAAGGTTgtagacccctgaccaggggaagagggttatgagaccccactataagaactggaccctctgaattaaattccatggggtgaagcaatgcagatgctcagttggtaacctgttgttatgcttttctgttatttaaaacatttttattacatctttttttgttaaattatataaaataaattacctgttatttcagccactgcttgttgcagaaaaacataatattgacactgtcactgtcaatctttacttcatacaaaactacggtacgcctTAGGTCAGTTAtccatcagcatgcatggctatgctgtaccaCCACCATCCCACTTTAACCCAGTGTTTAGAGCGTTTATTGATTCTCTGTGACCTGTAAGCTGATTGTTTACTCatacaataacaaataaacgtaATGGTGGATTGTGTTATCAGGGTTGTCTGGAGAGCGCTGTCTGTCGTTGGTGTTCCCAGTCTGATCAGCAGCGTATGGGGCTACGTGGACACCACCATCAAGTAAGGctttatcattgttttaatgatgCATGAGCAAATCAGACACGTACAGCTGGTGGCCCTAATTTTGTGCGACCTccgaaacaaacacaaaatgactcaaagaacattcaaaacaatgacaaaaacatacaaaacaacaaaaatacacaaaatgactccaacagcacaccaaataacaataaaaatacacaaaaatgacatgaaaaatacacgtaaaattacacaaaatgactccaaaaacacatcaaatgacaaaacaaatgcacaaaatgacaacataaatataaatacacttaatggcagaaatggaacaaacctttgttcttttctcctctattaatgctctgattggtcattattttaaatgcaaacATGAAGGTTTCAGCCCTACTATATAGATTGTGTGTATGGCTAAAGATGCAGCTTACCTCACTGATGTTACTAGTGTTAGTGTTTACCCCCACTGTCCAAAATGAATGCTATGTTATCCATGCTTATGTCACTACATTGATTATAagtaatatgagtgtgttattGGCCTTGTGATGTATTTTGTGCTTTCATGATTGTACACGTCTGTTTGGactcttctgtgtgtgtttgcacattTCATGTTACTCCAACAAGTAGAAGGAAGCCTGATTACACAGAGAGGTCACAGTTCTACCGTAGAATTAAAGTCAAGGCCTTCCCACCAATGCCtcctcttttttaaaaaaaaatcccttttcaACAAAATTAGTACTGTTTTTTATGTAGTCTAATTTCAACATAACCAAAAGTATAGTGGTTAAAACTACTTCAGTGAAAGTACAAAGTACTCCACCAAAGTAACTTCAGTGCTTGAGTAGTAATTACTTTTATTTGGTAGTCAGTAGCAGGCATTCATCTGCATAGTGTAGATCgtgcttaaaggggacataccATGCTTTTAAATTCttatttttagatataaatcatacagttgtggtctatataaagctgaactgcaatgcttgggtctgaattcctcattattatagctccacagaccccttttctacccttttctgatgtgcttctgagagcaactcattttggtgcggtctctttaaatgcaaattagacacttcataccccgccccctcttcaggttgcagaggtgacactccaccctgttcggccatttttgtagtttgatagaagagatacggttatgtagcggcgcataaactttttattcagtggttatttacaaaatgtcaacaacagaagacttgtccatctagccttacatgttcgagccagaatcagacccagcggagcgagatgaaaatgaagatgttgAACCTTCAGAAcactaacaagtgagctaacacaagcaccgagctaacgctagcgccaagctaacgtcacgaaatgcattttaatacagtcttttcggagacaaaaacggcaaaatgaaatgactaatgaaaactttagacttaaattaaatcacgtaggccatatcatcaaggatctaaaatgagcacacagcgctaacatatgaagacggtgcaactgctaatgctaacaaaacaatgacagggacgtcttatcatcacactttttagcgttatttacagcttaccgaagtgctctgttcgtcgtctccaaagataaaAGGAAtcgaaccctcaatcagacaaagtctttctgcaaatccttctttatactggtggaggttgctgaagcagtcatccttgaagtgcttcacgcagacaaaaatgaccttacccacagatgtgggtacatttccgtgaaaaataaaactcaaccaggcactttgaaaaggttctgatgctgggagacggtgtaatggagcgtgtgggttactacatccaacaactgaacattttgacttatcctctcgtaacttcggcatccttgagcttggactacaaaataaaagcgagaaataaaaatggcggattgctcgaagtgttgggcctggagtcgatgtcctaatttggcagttccactgcaaatactgtgacgttattgttcaaaaaacgtaatcgagaatcgaaaaatcgaaacagattgaaaaatatgaccaaaacagaatataaagatatcaacggagcacctgaagagactaatttgaacttttctgtacttctaaacaatctaaatatacagcaaaatgcatttaagggctaaaaaagtggatttagcatgatatgtccacTTATAAAGTGTAACTAAATCCTCATGTTTCtgttgacctgccactagggggtgaaatttttttaaaaatgccttgataatgggcgtggctcctggagcagtgaactcattgactgccaaagacgtctaaagaagacaattgtgtttttcggctggggttgctaggagacggtgtgacgaagctctcctgtgaatatcaaGCTTGTACCTTAATGTAGTGACCAattggtgccatgtaggtggcagcagcgcacttTTGGATGAGCATTTTCATCTTTGTCTAGGAATTTTTGAAACATCAAAATCTCAGATTTTAAAGCAGACCATGACGGGGCATTTAGCAAATCCGcgtttgtgtatatattttttttattataatcaaattattaatcaaaaattgatgttttttattttcaaggaAGATGCCaaattgaacattttgaaatgaccaaaaatcaatgtttatattattagaaaacaacaaatcatATAGATCCACCTCTGGTTTGTTAGTGTGTTGGGACCCACTTTGTTGTGGTTATTTATGTCAAATCTGATGTTTCATATATCGCTTCTTTTATACATAGTTGCACTTAGTTGAGTTAAGGTCTGCTACTGGTACTTTAATGCTTTCatagtattattatttaatgactCAATAAAAGCCCTTTAACATGGATATCCATTACGTTGTTGCTGTTTATATTCTTTTGGCTATAGTATGAATTGTAGAAATCTCAGAGTGGGGTgaaattctgtgtgtgtgtgtgtctgtgtgtgtgtgtgtgttggtttttcTACCCTGGTGGGGTCCACCTCCTGAAACATCACTCACGCCGTGGGGACCGATTTTCCCCGTGGGGACCGGGAAAATTAAGGTTTCAAGTGATTTGTGTGTTCCCTTaaatttttcatgattattttagaaTTTAAGATCAGATCTGTATGACCTTCAGAAAGGGTGGATCCCATAAGACACCATTCTGTCATTGGTCttcacggtgtgtgtgtgtgtgtgtgtgtgtgtgtgtgtgtgtgtgtgtgtgtgtgtgtgtgtgtgtgtgtgtgtgtgtgtgtgtgtgtgtgtgtgtgtgtgtgtgtgtgtgtgtgtgtgtgtgtgtgtgtgtgtgtgtgtgtgtgtgtgtgtgtgtgtgtgtgtgtgtgtgtgtaggtggtgtTGGATCCCCAACTGGCTGCCATCATGGTGTCCCACCTCTCAGAACCATCTCCAGGCTGCAGAGACCAAGATGCTACGATGTAAGGATAACACAGGCTAATCATGCTAAACCTCTTTCATTGTGAGACAAAGGTTGTGTTGGACATGTCATAcgaacatactactcatactgagTCTGACGTCACACTTAGttttagatagtatgaaaagatgtatactatattgggaattttttgttttaaagtatgcatggtgggcacattagtcaactgccccatgatgcattgcaagtggAAAGTAAAATCGtcttgggaccggcttcaaCCTAAAAGTCAGACAtccccatttcaaaataaaaagctattcttcttgtttttcattagttttttttaacacttttgtaaatatggcTCTTGTTTTCAAGTTAACCCGAAGTTTTGTTAGTAGCACAATGTagcgggtctccgaaaatctccgaaatgtcggaatgaaatgtgaTTTTGCGAGTTTTATGAATTAAGTGACCAGATGTTAATATTctgcttggtcactttctcactcaaAAATTTTtcaggtggagaatcaacagagatatttagcctcagtgtgcttcaagtTTTTGACGTTGGTTCtaaatgcatcatgggaaacttggaagtatacttcagtgggaacgctcatcatcctaatcatatacAGGGTTTCCCCCAGAAAACTTAACTAAGCCTGGTAGTAGAGAAGCCCACCGGCGGCCCACCATgtttttgtaaagaaaaaaaaaaatgttcaaagttGACAGGAATTTCTGAAATTATGAATATTATGTGTTATtataagccatttattaacTACACTTAAATGTAGAAtcttacaaaaaggcacaatcttgaaatacagttttaacaaacaaaaaaaataaattaaaataaataatataaattgttttcacttaagttaaatcctagtaaatcttaaaacaagccattgctggtcacatttaaaagcagcattagttttagctgctggagacaaaacCTTTTATCAGATAGTCATCGTgtcggcctcatagatcaataaatccaacatTATTTGCTcggtggaaaaaaaatgtatagggTTTAAATTGCCGCTTGAACGTTGACgtgaaacttttccgacaatgtcaataaaccaagtgtttacaattggcataaaaacaaacttagaagcagcaatttcaaccatttcattgcaaattatctttgatttattgatatatGAGGTCTATATCtgatttattaaaaagattGTCTGCAGCAGCTGAATGGCTAAAGAAGAATGGACAAAATTAGGcatgcactgaaatgaaaattcttggccaaaaccgaaaatgagaaaaccaaggcctaaaaccaaaACACAGAGAGAAATGATTAAGCCATTTACTGGAACCATTTAATTAATGGCTGTAAATATGTACTAAtatcactaaaattaaagaatatcaatgctttaaagaataaatcacTTAAGAATCTATGAAAGTATTTCTTtaacactgacattccaacaatgcacaatataaatgaaaatattaaataaaatgtgtaacttGACCCCACTTGTGTACACTAAATACTAATGTAGAGGCCTATAAGTGACTCGGCTGCTAAGAGTCAAATTACATCTGCTGTCTCATAGAAACAAAGTGTACTGTAATTCCGGTCAATAAGCCGCTACTTTTGTCCCACGCTTTGAACCGTGCGGCTGAAACAATGACGCAACTAATTTGGGGATTTTGTCCAGTTTTCAAGCTTCATGCCACCAAAAAATTGAGCTCTGTCACAGAACCAGAACCTTCTGTATTGTTATTTATGATGATAATGGGCCACTTTAATCACTATGGAACCACAAACATTTCATTATTGATCCGAGGGATCAATAGGACTGTTCAGCTCTGATGCAGACTACTCAATATTTAACTATGTGAAAAAAATTGGTGGTTACTTAAAAATAGAATATTTATGCTAAACGTAAGAGGTGTTAATGCAATGGTCATTAAAGCATCAAAATAATTAACGCCCTATGCAATAACATTACACCCGTCgtgtttaataataatttatcattGGTATAAAATCATATAAAGTATATCTGCTCCGTCAATGTGTTGTGCAATAGTGTGTTTTTCAGTGTGTTACCTTTATGCTTTATTCAGACATTGTTTGGTGAACAAATTAACTACATTGTTACCAATGGTTTCCACCTGTGCAAACATACTGTTGGCCCTCTTCAGCCAATAGAGTGGGACCGATGTGACGATGTGGCCTTTGTGTgaatttttcttagaaaattgctaaattattggaatgcggccaaCATAGTGGTGCGGTTTAATGTCCGGAAATGACGGTATATAAGTTGTTGATGAAGAGCAGCTTATCTGCTTTATAACAGTGAAGTCTAATCCTGACAGTCTCTCACTATCAGCACTCACGCTCATTTCTTGCTCTGTGCGCTGCATCTCCATGCGTGTTCTCCACATCTATTGCTGTGTGCATCATTCCTTGTATGCACTGCCTTATTCCCACATACAAGTAATGATTTTTATAACACGGATCAAATACCATCTTGATGAAGTGCAGATCTGTGCTGACAGACTCTAAAGCTTATTTATTTAAGCTGAACGGCCGGTGTTGTAGTTTAGATGGTGACTGTTCTAACTGCTGACGCATTAATGCTCGTCATGTTGTGACTCCAAGTTGCACTGAAACATATCTGCACATAAAGAGCTCCACACATGACTCATACAAACAATAGATCCAACACTCTAAAGTTAAGTTAAATACATGGACAAAAGTATTGGCACCCCTGGAATTTTTCcggaaaaaacacaatttcttTCAGAAATTGAtgcaattacaaatgtttttggtatacaaatgtttatttcctttatgtgcattgaaaaaacacaaaaaagcagaagaaaaaagccaaaatttacatatttttacacaaataagaAAAAACTGGACCGGACAGAATTGTTGGCACCATTTTAAACGGttgataaataattttatttcaagcatgtgATACTTGTTTAAACACACCTGAAGTCAGTTGCAACAATTTCTAGAACAAAGGCTGTATTTTCTGGAAATATTACAGATACTTTTGTCTATGACTGTATAACCATTTGGAGCGATAGCCAAAAATCCTGTTAGTCTGTATTGACGGGCTTGTCAAAGATGTAACCAGCCATGAACCCAGAACTGTGGAAAGCCTGAGCACCCATTGGTCTTGAACAGAAGACTGATTAATCAAACTGttctaaaagtaaaagttgtCTGACTTTGATTTGGTCTCCAGTTTGTATTAACCAAAACTAATTTGAATGGAGTGATTTCACACCTTTTTCTGAGACCTTCTACCCTTGTCTATTTTCTTGAAGGTGTTCGACGAGCTTGTATCAAACAGTTTGTCCCCGTGTCCCCTGGGAATCTACTGTGGACCCTGTGTTTCTGCAAAGATGGCACTGAAAATAACCCTCCATTAGTTCTACTGCATGGCTTTGGAGGTGGTGGTGGGCTTTGGGCCCAAAACATTGATGCTCTCTCACAACATCAGCCCGTCTTTGTTCTGGACCTGCTGGGCTTTGGGCGGAGCTCCAGGCCCACGTTTCCCATGAACGCTGAGGGTGCAGAGCACCTATTTGTGGAGTCCTTAGAACAATGGAGGGTTAAAATGGGCCTGGAGTCCATGGTACTACTGGGCCACAACCTAGGAGGGTACCTGGCTATGTCTTATGCAATCAGGTACCCACACAGGTACGTGCACAAATCATACTCGACCCATTTAAAGGTTTGTGGAAGTATCCTGAATGTTTGGCTTTGTGGTTAATACAGGGTCAAGCACATTGTCCTTGTTGAACCCTGGGGGTTCCCCGAACGACCAGACACAGAAGAGGCTGACCGGCCGATCCCGGTGTGGATCAAAGCCCTCGGTGCTCTGTTCAGTCCTTTCAACCCACTGGCTGGGCTGCGAATGGTGGGACCACTGGGTAAGGCTGAATCAGCATTGCTGAAGTATTGACAAAGCCACAAAATCCTCCAGGTTCAGACTTTTCAAAAGTTCTTGGATTAATCATGGAGAGTATGTTAGTATCACTGTCCTTTCATTCTGAACTGACCTCCTGCCCTCTCCTCATGCAGGTCCCACTCTGGTTCAGACTCTAAGACCTGATCTTAAACGGAAGTACTCTTCCATGTTCAGTGACAACACAGTATCGGAGTATATTTACCACCTCAATGTGCAATGCCCAAGGTCTCTCTGAGTCTGTATTCTGCTCTCACTACTCGATTCACGCATTAGGATCTTCTTCACTCTTAAATGTGGTTCTCTGTGTTCTCTCAGCGGAGAAACAGCTTTTAAGAATATGACTGACCCTTATGGCTGGGCAAAGAGGCCAATGCTGCTGAGGATGGAGCAGCTACCCTCCAACATACCCATCACCATCATCTATGGCTCCCGCTCAAACATCGACAGCAACTCAGCCAGCACCATCAAGACAATGAGACCTTCTTCTCATGTAGAGGTCAAAGTAAGTTCACCATCTGACTCCCACACACATCTATTATCAATCACTTATTACATGCTCATGACATGTTGCCTAATTATGCTCAATGACTACTGCCAGTgatcttaaagggatcctccactgtttttaaaagtgaatcTTTAAAAAGTACTTATTAGATGATCTATGTcaaaacaaaacgcattatgcaccatattaatttaattgccttttaaagaTGGGACTactacagttttagagcctgtgttcctccatccatcacgtgattgatgacgtcacacaaccccattgttttctattgaagtgaagcattcagcctgctttatatatcatttagcagctttttcggtCAAAATACCAACTTGTGCTGGTTTTGGTTGctcaaaaaaacaggaaaaatgaaAGGTGCCaatgtaaccctcttttgtttactgaaagatgataaaaaaaatttgtgaCACAAAAAAATTCTGTCACTGCAGGGGACTTTCCTAAAGGGCCTTTATATCTCCTGAAGGCTGAACTTGGtaagttttttttcaacagtctTTGATTTACTCGCTAATTTCAGCCACCAGAGTGGCCGACGCTACCCGGGGAGGGTATacgtcccttaggagagctcttcttctgtgATTTGGTAgtaaacaatgaagcagagttggaactgtcgccccctgtggtcagtCGGTCAcagaactgtttttattttctttcagtaAAAAAAGAGGATTACattggcatctttaacttttcctcatttttagagcaaccaaaagctgtacaagttgtcattttgactgaaaaggctgctaaatgatctataaatcaggttGAGGGCTTCACTCCAATGGGAACAATGGGCTGTTTTCGGGCAGTGGGGTCTTGTgacgtcatcaatcacgtgatttcaacacaagtagttccatttttaaaaggcaattaaatgatTATGCtgcataataatgcattttgtgaggcatagatcttctaataagtacatttgaaACTTTTTAGACCAAACTtgtgaaaacagtggaggatctcaTTAATGTTGAAGAACTGTAGAATACTTTTTATTCAACAAAGAGAGTTGATTATGTTCAGTTGGGATAGACGAGCTGTAGAAAAAAAGAGTGAACAAGTGTGGTTAACTGGTTAAGATGGGACTGGTTCTGGGCTTTTCCTGCAGTTGATCCGAGGAGCTGGACACTACGTGTACGCAGACCAGCCTGAGGACTTCAACAACTGTGTTACACAACTGTGTGAAAAAGTGAAGTGAAAAGAGGAACGAGCTTTGGATTGAGAAATGCTTCATTGTGGAAGCGCTTTAGTCAGTGACGCAGCAGGAAATCCTTCTTTGTATAAAGGAAGGCCCAGAAGGTAATCGCACCATCATCAAGCCCAATCTAAAGACTGTTCCGTAGATTTTATTGTGACCTGTAAATAAAACCACATTTCAAACAGTTTGAACACTGAGGAACTATCTCTGTACATTtgtttaagtgccaaaaaaggTCTGGCAGGGTTGGACTAAGTGGGAAAAGTACTCCAATTGtataagtcctacttggaggagcgaaattattttgtaagcatcggaaactttgaatctgacagattaacaATGTCCTGAGGGGTTCCTGAGGGCTCTGTTCTtagaccccttctgtttagcctttatatgcttcctttaggataAATTCTACAGAACTGTAAGATTGATTACCAGAGCTATGCAGACGACACAccactatatctatcactgaacccagatgactatggtcccattgaggtgttgtgtgactgctgtCATCTGCTGTTGCTTTCGCAGCTACAGCAGACAGAAGCATGTTATAGTACCTGTATTTTGTACCTGTAACATGCAGGATTCATAGGAAATGCTATGCGTTGACCTACCTGGGGCATTGTCACAGGGGTTTCATTGGAGTAAATCACAAACATGAATAAACGTGTATTTTCTAGAGAATCCTAGCAGCTGTATTTCCATCAATTAGGGTATTTCCACACCGACTGACCACTGTAGGATTTGTTTGCTCTGATAGTCCACCTCGTTTAGGCGGGGTGAACATGTAGacaaagtctagagcagatTAAACAGTTGAGttctagagcgattgtttctgCAGGTCACAGAGCATTTCCAGTTGAAGTTTATAGTGCGATTAGGTGCACTGTGAAGTAGGGATGTGAAgctttgggtgtctcacgattcgatttgATTCCGATTGTTAGGGTCACGATTTGATTAGGATCGGTTGAATCGAGAAttgatttttagattaaaaaattgattcaatGCATAGTatgttaaggcaaattatggcaccaaaacaatacagtttgtataagataattttaaataaactgattccaatgatgtaatcacacaaaggcaaacttaagaca is a genomic window of Gouania willdenowi chromosome 16, fGouWil2.1, whole genome shotgun sequence containing:
- the abhd5a gene encoding 1-acylglycerol-3-phosphate O-acyltransferase ABHD5 isoform X1, whose protein sequence is MAERAATPSSRVVWRALSVVGVPSLISSVWGYVDTTIKWCWIPNWLPSWCPTSQNHLQAAETKMLRCVRRACIKQFVPVSPGNLLWTLCFCKDGTENNPPLVLLHGFGGGGGLWAQNIDALSQHQPVFVLDLLGFGRSSRPTFPMNAEGAEHLFVESLEQWRVKMGLESMVLLGHNLGGYLAMSYAIRYPHRVKHIVLVEPWGFPERPDTEEADRPIPVWIKALGALFSPFNPLAGLRMVGPLGPTLVQTLRPDLKRKYSSMFSDNTVSEYIYHLNVQCPSGETAFKNMTDPYGWAKRPMLLRMEQLPSNIPITIIYGSRSNIDSNSASTIKTMRPSSHVEVKLIRGAGHYVYADQPEDFNNCVTQLCEKVK
- the abhd5a gene encoding 1-acylglycerol-3-phosphate O-acyltransferase ABHD5 isoform X2, whose amino-acid sequence is MLRCVRRACIKQFVPVSPGNLLWTLCFCKDGTENNPPLVLLHGFGGGGGLWAQNIDALSQHQPVFVLDLLGFGRSSRPTFPMNAEGAEHLFVESLEQWRVKMGLESMVLLGHNLGGYLAMSYAIRYPHRVKHIVLVEPWGFPERPDTEEADRPIPVWIKALGALFSPFNPLAGLRMVGPLGPTLVQTLRPDLKRKYSSMFSDNTVSEYIYHLNVQCPSGETAFKNMTDPYGWAKRPMLLRMEQLPSNIPITIIYGSRSNIDSNSASTIKTMRPSSHVEVKLIRGAGHYVYADQPEDFNNCVTQLCEKVK